The Anaerotignum faecicola genomic interval TTGGGAATTCTTGCCTGGACGATAGCCCCGGCACACATGGGGCACGGTTCCAGGGTCACATACATGGTACAGCCTTCCAGCCGCCAGTCACCAATCTTCTTACATGCTTTTTTTATCGCGATAATCTCTGCGTGGGACAGAACATTCTTGTCAATCGTCCTCCTGTTGTATCCCCTCGCTATAATCTTGTCCTCATAAACAATGACGCAGCCAATAGGTACCTCACCGATCGCTCCCGCCTTCCGG includes:
- a CDS encoding nucleoside deaminase, translating into RKAGAIGEVPIGCVIVYEDKIIARGYNRRTIDKNVLSHAEIIAIKKACKKIGDWRLEGCTMYVTLEPCPMCAGAIVQARIPKVVIGCMNPKAGCAGSVLDLLHEDGFNHQVEMENGVLEEECSRLMK